One segment of Chthoniobacterales bacterium DNA contains the following:
- the ptsG gene encoding PTS glucose transporter subunit IIBC codes for MSAFKNAFSLLQKIGKCMMLPVSVLPVAGILLGVGSANFSWLPESVSLVMAKSGDAIFGNLPLLFAIGVAIGLTDNDGVAALAGTTGYVVFLAAMGVCAKLRGIDVKPIMGIPSIETGVFGGIIVGMIAAWCFNRFYKIQLPPYLGFFAGKRSVPIITSFAVIFVGALLSFIWPPIGHGINAFSHWAVNEQPGLAFTIYGVVERALIPFGLHHVWNVPFFFQAGDYTDPGSGTKVSGEIARFIAGDPTAGHMTGGYLFKMWGLPAAAIAMWRAARPENRAKVGGIMISAALTAFLTGITEPIEFAFLFVAPVLYAIHALLAGAAYFLCILLGIKHGFTFSHGLIDYVVLFPKSHGALWLLVIGPIWGLIYYGIFSFAIRYFNLMTPGREKEDALAASARVAGGDEFALQLVRAFGGRSNIVNLDACITRLRVKLADITKANADKLKALGATGVLVVGDSMQAIFGTRSENLKTEMQDYLRTAGPEADEVEAASPVKAPAPAGFESKLRDLDAAGKAAGYIAALGGKENIVRVDACAETRLRLVVHDEQKIDDAALKNGGIAAVVKLPDKTLHLLAGLNADQYAAEMRAQLAT; via the coding sequence ATGTCCGCCTTCAAGAACGCCTTCTCGCTTCTCCAAAAAATCGGCAAATGCATGATGCTGCCGGTCTCGGTCTTGCCGGTTGCCGGCATTTTGCTCGGCGTCGGCAGCGCGAATTTTTCCTGGCTGCCCGAGAGCGTCTCGCTCGTCATGGCGAAGTCGGGCGACGCGATCTTCGGAAATCTTCCGCTCCTCTTCGCGATCGGTGTTGCGATTGGGTTAACGGACAACGACGGCGTTGCCGCGCTGGCCGGCACTACCGGTTATGTCGTCTTCCTTGCCGCGATGGGGGTCTGCGCAAAACTGCGCGGCATCGATGTGAAACCGATCATGGGCATTCCGTCGATCGAGACCGGTGTGTTCGGCGGAATCATCGTCGGGATGATCGCAGCCTGGTGTTTCAATCGGTTCTACAAGATACAACTCCCGCCGTATCTCGGTTTCTTTGCGGGCAAACGCTCGGTGCCGATCATCACTTCGTTTGCCGTGATCTTTGTTGGCGCGCTGCTCAGCTTCATCTGGCCGCCAATCGGCCACGGCATCAACGCCTTTTCGCATTGGGCGGTGAATGAGCAGCCAGGGCTGGCCTTCACCATCTATGGCGTCGTCGAACGCGCGTTGATTCCATTCGGTCTTCATCACGTCTGGAACGTGCCGTTTTTCTTCCAGGCCGGGGATTACACCGATCCGGGGTCGGGCACGAAGGTGAGTGGCGAAATCGCGCGCTTCATCGCAGGCGACCCTACGGCGGGACACATGACCGGCGGTTACCTGTTCAAGATGTGGGGACTTCCGGCGGCGGCGATCGCGATGTGGCGCGCGGCCCGCCCCGAGAATCGCGCCAAGGTCGGCGGCATCATGATTTCCGCAGCCTTAACAGCGTTCCTCACCGGAATCACGGAGCCGATCGAGTTCGCCTTCCTGTTCGTCGCGCCGGTGCTGTATGCGATTCACGCCCTGTTGGCCGGCGCCGCCTATTTCCTCTGCATCCTGTTGGGCATCAAACACGGCTTCACCTTCTCGCATGGCCTCATCGACTACGTCGTCCTTTTCCCGAAATCGCACGGCGCACTTTGGCTGCTGGTGATCGGACCGATCTGGGGCCTGATTTACTACGGCATCTTTTCTTTCGCGATCCGTTACTTCAATTTGATGACGCCGGGCCGCGAGAAGGAAGATGCATTAGCCGCGTCGGCGCGGGTGGCGGGTGGCGATGAATTTGCCCTCCAGCTCGTCCGCGCGTTCGGCGGACGCTCAAACATCGTGAACCTGGACGCCTGCATCACGCGGCTGCGGGTGAAGCTCGCTGACATCACGAAAGCGAATGCCGATAAACTCAAAGCGCTCGGCGCGACCGGCGTGCTTGTGGTCGGCGACAGCATGCAGGCGATCTTCGGCACGCGAAGCGAGAACCTGAAGACCGAGATGCAGGATTATCTCAGGACTGCCGGGCCCGAGGCTGACGAAGTCGAAGCCGCATCTCCCGTGAAGGCCCCGGCGCCGGCTGGATTTGAATCCAAGCTGCGCGATCTCGACGCGGCCGGCAAAGCTGCGGGTTATATCGCCGCGCTGGGCGGAAAGGAGAACATCGTGCGCGTGGACGCCTGCGCGGAAACGCGACTGCGTCTCGTTGTTCACGACGAACAGAAAATCGACGACGCTGCTCTCAAGAACGGAGGCATTGCCGCTGTCGTGAAGCTGCCGGACAAGACCCTTCATCTTCTCGCCGGGCTCAACGCCGACCAATACGCCGCTGAAATGCGGGCGCAGCTCGCAACCTAG
- a CDS encoding L-lactate dehydrogenase → MKIGVVGCGMVGSASAYALVMSGVGREIVLVDLKRERAEAEANDISHAVPFAHPLVVRAGDYADLNDARVVIIAGGVAQKPGETRLHLLQRNADVFRQIVPSILRSAPEAVLLVVSNPVDVMTQLAAHFAAEFGVPPARVIGSGTTLDTARFRTLLGHHFDVDSRHVHAYVLGEHGDSEVLAWSQATIAGLSLDDFAKVHGKPLTAADRARIDENVRRAAYHIIAGKGATYYGIGGAVARIVDVLLHDQRAILTICARLSDDVPDCDGVTLALPHLVGGSGALATIPLPLDETERAALRRSAGILREAVQSLRLD, encoded by the coding sequence ATGAAAATCGGAGTTGTCGGTTGTGGAATGGTCGGCTCGGCTTCGGCCTACGCGCTCGTCATGAGCGGCGTCGGCCGCGAGATCGTGCTGGTGGATTTGAAACGTGAGCGCGCCGAAGCCGAAGCGAACGATATTTCGCATGCGGTGCCTTTCGCGCATCCGCTCGTGGTGCGGGCCGGTGACTACGCCGACCTCAACGATGCCCGCGTCGTCATCATCGCCGGCGGCGTGGCTCAAAAGCCGGGCGAAACGCGCCTGCATCTGCTCCAGCGGAACGCGGACGTTTTTCGGCAAATTGTCCCTTCGATTTTGCGCTCCGCGCCCGAGGCCGTCCTGCTCGTTGTGAGCAACCCGGTCGATGTCATGACCCAATTAGCGGCTCATTTCGCGGCCGAGTTTGGGGTGCCGCCGGCGCGCGTCATCGGCTCGGGCACGACGCTCGACACCGCGCGGTTTCGCACTTTGCTCGGACACCATTTCGATGTCGATTCGCGGCATGTCCACGCTTACGTCCTGGGCGAACACGGCGATTCCGAAGTCCTGGCTTGGTCGCAGGCGACCATTGCCGGATTATCGCTCGACGACTTTGCCAAGGTTCACGGCAAGCCGCTAACGGCGGCCGATCGGGCGCGAATCGACGAGAACGTGCGGCGCGCGGCTTACCATATCATCGCCGGGAAAGGAGCGACGTATTACGGAATCGGCGGCGCGGTGGCGCGAATTGTGGATGTGTTGCTGCACGATCAACGCGCGATCCTCACCATCTGCGCGCGGCTGAGCGACGACGTGCCCGATTGCGACGGAGTCACTCTGGCATTGCCTCATCTCGTCGGGGGAAGCGGGGCGCTGGCAACCATTCCATTGCCGCTGGACGAAACGGAGCGGGCCGCGCTTCGACGCAGCGCCGGCATTCTCCGTGAAGCGGTGCAGTCGCTCCGGCTGGACTGA
- a CDS encoding type ISP restriction/modification enzyme: MPEYPIVRRERRPLRVDGALLDEFNLWYGLWEAKDSADDLERSVKEKFGLGYPRRNILFQSPERAILYQDGKRVLDSALRTLDQIADVLRTFLSYEDPQREEWQRAIIDFKDRIGEHGRALTALISRELKKNAEFKHAFTDFVEVCRVSINPNLSDAAVEEMLVQHLLTWRIFKTVFGIGDFMQKNVIAQEIEKLILTIRAFSREDFLKTLNPFYTALEEAAKTIPDFSEKQKFLNTVYEAFFQGFAVRQADTLGIVYTPQPIVDFMVASVDHLLRTEFGKDAGLGSREVHTLDGFTGTGNFVVNLMRAIQPSALKHKYAHELHCNEVMLLPYYVASMNIEHEYLEATGTYQPFEGICLVDTFQIAHEHTGAGRVQHGFEFFTEANTERIKRQREAPVFVCIGNPPYNAGQLNENDNNKNRKYPELDARVSSTYGEASRATLLRKLADPYVKAIRWATDRIGDAGIVAFVNNDSFVDEISFDGMRHHLARDFNLIYVLDLGGNVRKNPKLSGTTHNVFGIQVGVSINFFIRLPGNAESTRRQTKILYHAVPVDWRKEQKYEFLEKAETIAGVKWQELKPDTKDTWLTSDTNEEFAEFMPMGLKEVKADAGANLPVIFNTYSLGVATNRDDWVFDFDAEALAKKTTRMLKNFNAELSRYDDEGRPDDLDSFVNNDPTFIKWTDRLKEALTRGEKLRFDRTKIRRSQYRPFTRKHLYFDHLLNQRRYQLHRIFPTAETQNTVIALTGIGSERPFMCLAQDVIPDLHLTSFGCGTQCFPFYTYDEDGTNRRENIPLSALVRFQSHYGDERITKWDIFHYVYALVHHPGYRERFAANLKRELPRIPFAPDFRAFAKAGKRLAELHVGYEDAAEFPLKRVEHRDVPFTLRVEEMKLSPDKAELKYNESLTVCGIPPEVFQYLLGNRSALEWIIDQYRVSRDPRTGIESDPNRPDDEGYILRLIGQVVTVTLETLRLVDSLPADFGQSDSPSKRKELREWRMSQTHWMNSEEGRQQREELEKSLTLQETPPILQPRERSSSSGRRKRKST, encoded by the coding sequence GTGCCGGAATACCCAATCGTCCGACGGGAGCGTCGTCCATTGCGCGTCGATGGTGCGCTGCTTGACGAATTCAACCTCTGGTATGGACTATGGGAGGCCAAAGACAGCGCTGACGACCTTGAGCGCTCAGTAAAGGAGAAATTCGGGCTCGGCTATCCGCGCAGGAACATCCTCTTCCAGTCGCCTGAACGCGCGATCCTGTACCAGGATGGGAAGCGCGTATTAGACAGTGCTCTTCGCACTCTGGATCAGATCGCTGACGTTCTGCGTACCTTCCTCAGCTACGAGGATCCACAAAGAGAAGAGTGGCAAAGAGCGATTATCGACTTCAAAGATCGAATCGGCGAGCATGGCCGCGCCCTCACGGCGCTAATCAGCAGGGAGCTGAAGAAGAATGCCGAGTTCAAGCATGCGTTCACCGACTTTGTTGAGGTCTGCCGCGTTTCGATCAATCCGAACCTCTCCGACGCCGCCGTGGAAGAAATGCTCGTTCAGCATCTCCTCACTTGGCGGATTTTCAAAACCGTCTTCGGAATCGGCGACTTCATGCAGAAGAACGTCATCGCCCAGGAAATTGAGAAACTCATTCTGACGATTCGCGCATTCTCACGCGAAGACTTTCTCAAAACGCTCAACCCGTTCTACACAGCGCTCGAAGAAGCGGCAAAGACCATTCCTGACTTCTCTGAGAAGCAGAAATTCTTGAACACCGTTTACGAGGCTTTCTTCCAAGGCTTCGCAGTTCGACAAGCCGACACGCTCGGCATCGTTTACACGCCACAGCCGATCGTCGACTTCATGGTCGCGAGCGTCGATCACTTACTCCGCACAGAATTCGGTAAGGATGCGGGTCTCGGCAGTCGCGAGGTTCACACACTCGACGGTTTCACGGGCACGGGAAATTTTGTCGTCAATCTAATGCGCGCCATCCAACCGTCAGCCTTGAAGCATAAGTACGCGCATGAGCTGCACTGCAATGAAGTGATGCTGCTTCCGTACTACGTCGCCTCGATGAACATTGAGCATGAGTACCTCGAAGCCACCGGCACATACCAACCGTTCGAAGGAATCTGCCTGGTTGATACTTTCCAAATCGCGCACGAACACACGGGCGCCGGTCGCGTTCAGCATGGCTTCGAGTTCTTCACCGAAGCGAACACCGAGCGCATTAAACGTCAGCGCGAAGCTCCGGTTTTCGTCTGCATCGGAAATCCGCCTTACAACGCAGGCCAACTGAACGAAAACGACAACAACAAGAACCGAAAATATCCGGAACTCGACGCGCGCGTCTCATCCACCTACGGCGAAGCTTCACGCGCGACGCTCCTGCGCAAGCTTGCCGACCCTTACGTAAAGGCGATCCGCTGGGCCACCGACCGAATCGGCGATGCCGGTATTGTCGCGTTCGTGAACAACGACAGCTTCGTCGATGAAATCTCGTTCGATGGAATGCGCCATCATCTCGCGAGGGATTTCAATCTCATCTACGTCCTAGACCTCGGCGGTAACGTGCGCAAAAACCCGAAGCTCTCCGGCACGACGCACAACGTCTTCGGCATCCAGGTTGGCGTGAGTATCAATTTCTTCATCCGCCTGCCGGGCAATGCGGAGAGCACGCGGCGGCAGACGAAGATTCTCTATCACGCCGTGCCGGTCGATTGGCGCAAGGAGCAGAAGTACGAGTTTCTGGAAAAGGCGGAGACGATCGCCGGGGTCAAGTGGCAAGAGTTGAAGCCGGACACGAAGGACACATGGCTGACGAGCGACACCAATGAAGAGTTCGCGGAGTTCATGCCGATGGGATTGAAGGAAGTCAAGGCGGACGCGGGTGCGAATCTGCCGGTGATCTTCAACACGTATTCGCTCGGCGTTGCTACTAATCGTGACGATTGGGTCTTCGACTTCGACGCCGAGGCTCTCGCCAAGAAGACGACGAGGATGCTGAAAAACTTCAACGCCGAGCTTTCGCGCTACGACGATGAAGGACGCCCTGACGACCTTGATTCATTTGTGAACAATGACCCAACGTTCATCAAATGGACTGATCGGCTGAAGGAGGCGCTCACCCGCGGCGAGAAGCTCCGCTTTGATCGCACGAAGATTCGCAGGAGCCAGTATCGGCCGTTCACTCGGAAGCATCTTTATTTCGATCATCTGCTCAATCAGCGGCGGTATCAGTTGCACCGGATCTTTCCGACCGCCGAAACACAAAACACTGTAATCGCGCTAACCGGTATAGGTTCAGAGCGCCCGTTCATGTGCCTCGCCCAAGACGTAATTCCCGATCTCCATCTGACTTCCTTCGGTTGTGGTACACAGTGCTTTCCCTTCTACACCTACGACGAAGACGGCACGAACCGGCGGGAGAACATCCCGCTCTCGGCGCTGGTGCGTTTCCAAAGCCATTACGGTGACGAGCGCATCACTAAGTGGGACATCTTCCACTACGTCTATGCGCTGGTGCACCATCCCGGCTACCGCGAACGCTTTGCCGCGAACCTCAAGCGCGAGTTGCCGCGCATCCCCTTTGCGCCGGACTTCCGGGCCTTTGCCAAGGCCGGCAAGAGACTCGCCGAGTTGCACGTCGGCTACGAAGACGCCGCCGAGTTTCCTCTCAAGCGCGTCGAACATCGCGATGTGCCTTTCACTCTCCGAGTTGAGGAAATGAAGCTCAGTCCGGATAAGGCTGAGCTGAAATACAACGAATCGCTCACCGTTTGCGGAATTCCACCGGAGGTCTTCCAATACCTGCTCGGCAATCGTTCTGCGCTGGAGTGGATAATCGATCAGTATCGCGTCTCACGCGATCCGCGCACCGGAATTGAAAGCGATCCGAATCGGCCCGATGACGAAGGCTACATACTGCGCCTGATCGGACAGGTTGTTACAGTTACCTTGGAGACATTAAGGCTCGTCGACAGTTTACCGGCCGACTTTGGTCAATCGGATTCGCCTTCTAAACGAAAGGAACTCCGCGAATGGAGAATGTCGCAGACGCATTGGATGAACTCAGAAGAAGGGCGGCAGCAGCGGGAGGAATTGGAGAAGAGTCTGACCTTGCAGGAGACGCCGCCGATCCTGCAGCCCAGGGAGAGATCCTCGTCGAGTGGGCGCAGGAAAAGAAAGTCGACCTGA
- a CDS encoding LOG family protein, whose product MSKSESSFGQSDVVRLSDEDAATALVERAVTGLWEVVNELTRLRRTTRQNYRVTIFGSARLKPGTPAYESVKQLAAELTRMGCDIMSGGGPGLMRAANEGANLADPEAKHRSVGIRVDLPFEQEVNPFVGQAYEHATFFSRLHHFMIISDAFIVVPGGIGTLLELSLAWQLLQVRKLYNTPLILVGKMWSDLVDWARHAMLQEGNELASEVDFSIAHCVNTVEETMALVRQNRDAWLAEQKRETGRD is encoded by the coding sequence ATGAGCAAATCAGAATCTTCTTTCGGGCAATCCGATGTCGTCAGGTTGAGTGACGAAGACGCGGCCACGGCGCTGGTCGAGCGGGCCGTCACCGGTCTCTGGGAAGTGGTAAACGAGCTGACTCGCTTGCGCCGGACCACCCGGCAGAACTATCGGGTCACCATCTTCGGCTCGGCCCGTCTCAAGCCGGGCACGCCGGCTTACGAGAGCGTAAAACAGCTGGCCGCCGAGCTGACCAGAATGGGCTGCGACATCATGAGCGGCGGCGGACCGGGATTGATGCGGGCAGCAAACGAAGGCGCCAATTTGGCCGACCCCGAAGCAAAGCATCGTTCAGTCGGAATTCGAGTCGATTTGCCGTTCGAGCAGGAGGTGAATCCGTTTGTCGGCCAGGCCTACGAACACGCCACTTTTTTCTCCAGGCTCCATCACTTTATGATCATTTCCGACGCGTTCATTGTTGTCCCCGGCGGGATCGGAACGCTCTTGGAATTATCGCTCGCGTGGCAGCTCCTCCAGGTGCGCAAGCTCTACAACACTCCGCTCATCCTCGTCGGAAAAATGTGGAGCGATCTCGTTGATTGGGCCCGCCACGCCATGTTGCAGGAGGGAAATGAGCTCGCGAGCGAAGTCGATTTCAGTATCGCGCATTGCGTCAACACGGTCGAGGAAACGATGGCGCTGGTCCGGCAAAATCGCGACGCGTGGCTGGCGGAGCAGAAGCGCGAGACGGGACGGGACTGA
- the pyk gene encoding pyruvate kinase — MNETKLSAHKTKIVATIGPASESPEMLVRLIRAGLNIARLNFSHGDFSGHTERINRIRQAAKETGRRVAIMADLPGPKMRLGKIVPEPINLVPGDRFTLTNENVEGNEKRVSMSFEPLPRVVKPGNRLFLNDGLVQLVVEEVRGNDVECVVAVGGELRSRKGLNLPGIELGISAFTEHDRACLEFALQSGVDAVSQSFVERAADIEKLREVARELGGRPFIIAKIERADALDHYDEILAATDGIMVARGDLGVEVPIEEIAHTQKELIAKANLAGKPVITATQMLESMVSSRLPTRAEATDVANAILDGTDCVMLSGESAMGKFPEEAVTMLAKIAAFTETHRPRASLAARRELIRREAPMTGGDRMASLVEHALETVPCDILLTPTRSGSTARLISRCKPPVWIVALGSDPAVCQGLAFSYGVHPVDLAEEPEDWRDFAAGWLHDRGLPASRIMLVAGPSRRNPKANHRIELMQLGTQDGPNDPGSA; from the coding sequence ATGAACGAGACAAAGCTGTCCGCCCACAAGACCAAGATCGTCGCGACCATTGGCCCAGCCTCGGAGTCGCCCGAGATGCTGGTGCGCCTGATTCGCGCGGGACTCAACATTGCGCGGCTGAATTTTTCGCACGGCGATTTCTCAGGGCACACCGAAAGGATCAACCGCATTCGCCAGGCCGCGAAAGAAACGGGGCGCCGCGTGGCCATTATGGCGGATTTGCCCGGGCCGAAAATGCGCCTGGGCAAGATCGTGCCGGAACCGATCAACCTCGTGCCTGGCGATCGCTTCACCCTCACGAACGAAAACGTCGAAGGTAACGAGAAGCGCGTCTCGATGAGCTTCGAGCCGTTGCCGCGGGTGGTTAAGCCGGGAAACCGGCTCTTCCTCAACGATGGTCTTGTTCAGCTCGTCGTCGAGGAAGTAAGGGGTAACGACGTCGAATGCGTCGTGGCCGTCGGTGGCGAGCTCCGTTCGCGGAAGGGGCTGAATCTCCCCGGGATTGAGCTCGGGATCAGCGCATTCACCGAGCACGACCGCGCCTGCCTGGAGTTCGCCTTGCAATCGGGGGTTGATGCGGTCAGCCAGTCGTTTGTTGAACGCGCCGCCGACATTGAAAAGCTGCGCGAGGTCGCGAGGGAATTGGGCGGGCGCCCGTTCATTATTGCAAAGATCGAGCGGGCTGACGCCCTGGATCATTACGATGAGATCCTGGCCGCCACGGATGGGATCATGGTCGCCCGTGGCGATCTCGGCGTGGAAGTCCCGATCGAAGAAATCGCTCACACGCAAAAAGAGCTGATCGCCAAGGCGAACCTGGCCGGCAAGCCGGTCATCACCGCGACGCAAATGCTGGAATCGATGGTCAGCAGCCGCCTGCCCACCCGCGCAGAAGCTACCGATGTCGCTAATGCCATTCTCGACGGAACTGATTGCGTCATGCTTTCCGGTGAATCGGCCATGGGAAAATTCCCGGAGGAAGCGGTGACGATGCTGGCAAAGATAGCGGCCTTCACCGAAACGCATCGGCCGCGAGCGAGTCTCGCCGCACGCCGCGAGCTGATCCGCCGCGAAGCGCCGATGACGGGCGGCGATCGCATGGCTTCCCTCGTCGAGCACGCCCTGGAGACGGTGCCGTGCGATATTTTGCTGACCCCAACGCGCAGTGGCAGCACGGCACGCCTCATTTCGCGCTGCAAACCGCCGGTTTGGATCGTCGCGTTGGGCAGTGATCCAGCCGTTTGCCAGGGGCTCGCGTTTTCCTACGGAGTGCACCCGGTCGACTTAGCGGAAGAGCCGGAGGATTGGCGAGATTTCGCGGCCGGCTGGCTCCACGACCGGGGCCTGCCAGCCAGCCGCATCATGCTGGTAGCCGGTCCATCCAGGCGAAACCCGAAGGCGAATCATCGGATCGAACTAATGCAACTCGGAACCCAGGATGGCCCGAACGATCCCGGGTCCGCCTAA
- a CDS encoding ATP-dependent 6-phosphofructokinase: MDVPSLGEGRFPSGLSHTISDDVRIPEHIEIGAEPGLQFELAGPRAKLYFDAGKTRAGIVTCGGLCPGLNNVIRSLFLQLHYGYGVGDVIGFRGGYCGLDPDCGVEPVKITPEFVEGIHQKGGTILGSSRGPVDFVRAVDNLIARKVNILFTLGGDGTQRGANDLYQEARKRGYALSVVGVPKTIDNDVAFVSRTFGFISAIDEAARVLDFAHTEARSVAGGIGLVKLMGRHAGFITVGATIASQDVNFALVPEVPFKLDVFLAALKERILTKSHAVIAIAEGAGQDLLGAEESERDASGNLKLKDVGRFFRAQIEAYFKAEGIPVAVRYFDPSYQIRSRPANCEDAVLCDLFARHAVHAAMAGKTGVVIGFLHERFIHVPIELLAGRTKRLDPAEGWWRSVLATTGQPEHFS; encoded by the coding sequence ATGGACGTACCCAGCTTAGGTGAAGGGCGTTTTCCTTCCGGACTGAGCCATACCATCAGCGACGACGTTCGCATTCCGGAACATATTGAGATCGGCGCCGAGCCAGGTTTGCAGTTCGAGCTTGCCGGGCCGCGCGCGAAACTTTACTTCGACGCCGGGAAAACACGCGCCGGGATCGTGACCTGCGGTGGCTTGTGTCCGGGGCTGAACAATGTGATTCGCTCGCTTTTTCTCCAGCTCCACTACGGCTATGGGGTGGGGGATGTGATCGGGTTCCGCGGCGGGTACTGCGGACTCGATCCGGATTGCGGCGTCGAGCCGGTCAAGATCACGCCGGAGTTTGTCGAGGGGATTCATCAAAAGGGCGGGACGATTCTCGGCTCGTCGCGCGGCCCGGTCGATTTCGTCCGGGCGGTGGATAATCTCATCGCGCGAAAAGTGAACATCCTCTTCACCTTGGGCGGCGACGGCACTCAGCGGGGCGCCAACGACCTTTACCAGGAAGCGCGCAAACGTGGTTACGCGCTGTCGGTCGTGGGAGTGCCCAAGACGATCGACAACGACGTCGCCTTCGTCTCGCGCACTTTCGGATTCATCAGCGCGATCGACGAAGCGGCCCGCGTGCTCGACTTCGCCCATACCGAGGCGCGGAGCGTGGCGGGCGGCATCGGCCTCGTGAAACTGATGGGCCGGCACGCGGGCTTCATTACGGTTGGTGCCACCATCGCCAGCCAGGACGTCAACTTCGCGCTCGTCCCCGAAGTGCCGTTCAAACTCGATGTCTTTTTGGCGGCGCTGAAGGAACGGATATTAACGAAATCGCATGCCGTTATCGCCATCGCGGAAGGGGCTGGGCAGGATTTGCTCGGCGCCGAGGAATCGGAACGCGACGCTTCCGGGAACTTGAAACTCAAAGACGTCGGCCGGTTTTTTCGCGCCCAGATCGAGGCGTATTTCAAGGCCGAGGGTATCCCGGTCGCCGTGCGCTACTTCGATCCCAGCTATCAGATTCGCAGCCGGCCCGCCAATTGTGAAGACGCGGTCCTCTGCGACCTCTTCGCGCGGCACGCGGTCCACGCCGCCATGGCTGGGAAGACGGGCGTCGTCATCGGTTTTCTGCACGAGCGGTTCATCCACGTCCCTATCGAATTACTCGCCGGTCGCACCAAACGTCTCGACCCCGCCGAAGGTTGGTGGCGCTCAGTCCTCGCGACCACGGGCCAGCCGGAGCATTTCTCTTAA